A region of the Silene latifolia isolate original U9 population chromosome 9, ASM4854445v1, whole genome shotgun sequence genome:
TCAATTAAAAAATCTCTTAAAAAAAGGGAAAAATGCATTGCAAATTTGCAATAGTTTGAAAGACAATTTTATGGGTTTGTGCCTGGTCATTGTTGGGTCGAGTACTCAGTGTTATTATTGGGTAATATGTAGGTCGGGTTCGGTACGAGTAGTTAAGAAGGATCTACGGTGGACAATAGGTCCAGATTCGTCCTTCACAATCGATATTGCACTGTTCTTTGTAACTCATTTGTTGTATAAATGACGATTAGTTCGAAGGAGTACGTACATACCCCAATCAATGCCTTGTTTTCTACTTAATTGAAGAATGGTAAATAATCCGTTGGATTTATGGAATAAAATAATATAACGCCGAATTGTTAAAAGGAAATCATGAAACTTGTCTCATCATACAGAAAATCAATCACACTTATATTTCATATGCAATCTTTTTCAAAATTTCTAGTGGGGTAACAAGCATTCAATCGTGCAGCTGGGCCACCCATTCATTGCCTTTAATCCTTTAATGCTCTCATTTTCTTAGTTCTGTTTCAAacttttgaatttatataatcatATCTGCATTTTTCCTTGATTATTATTATGCATAGTTAGCGCTGGCAAAAGCGAATTAGACTCCATAAGTCTTGCGAAAGACGAGTAACATTTCATCACAAGTTGAAAATGGAGTAAAATGTGACTATTTAACACGAAAATGTAACTATTTTTGATAAAAAAAGTTACCAGAATAACTTTCTAACTTATACGGAGTATCAGTTTGTCATTAAAATGATCATATTTTCGTCTTAAATGGGTCACATTTGGCCCGTCTGAAGCAGTTCAGCTTGTCATGAAAACCTATAGGCACCAATTAGTAATCTCAACTGCGGCCGGGTGGGGATGGGCGAGGCCCCTAGCCCCCTAGCTTGAACtcaatttaactaaaaacttggAAATGTCAAATGTGTATTGATTGTAATGTTATAAACAATACTTGTATGTAACATTATTAAACTTAAAACTCAATTCTTTAATAAAGAAAATCATCATCATGAgaattgagaaattgattgtaaAAGATATAAGGACGTAACAAGGTGACATACTCATTAATTTTTGCTTGGGATTGAATGGACCACGAAATATGGGAGTGATGTAGAGAATTGAATATAATGACCAAAAATATACTTCGTAGTAAAGAAGAATCACGTGTAATATCTCAGGTTTCACCTAAACATATGTCAGTACTTCACTATTCTACTACGGAATACGGATgcagattattggtagtcttaaACAAAACTCACCCAAGACTATCAAAGTTTATTGGTAAATTGTTTTGAATCGTGAATTGAACTTGGGCAGGGTCTGACCTTACAACCGTCTTTCTGAGTTTCATATACATGAGTTACGAATGTATTATGTTTGGATTTTCATTCTGTACATGGAATAAATATTTGGGAAATGTATGGAATGGTCAGGAATATGGAGTAACACTGATGTTATATCGGACACCATATCTAGTCGATCTTGTGAATGACAAGGTTGGGCGTGTATTGAAGATTGATTCCATTAGAAATGGTAACGCTTGGAAAGGAATGGATATGTTGGTTTTCAATTCTTGGCATTGGTGGACTCACACCGGTCGAAACCAGCCGTAAGTTTATTTTTTTAAGCCATTTTAAGTTAAAGACGGTTTTAAATAAGAAATGGTGCATCGTTTTAGATGGCAGAAAGAGATTCCTCCTAATCATGTAGCTTTCCCAGAAATTCTACAAAGTAATAATGACATGCAAGTGAGAGAGTATAGGacaacaaaattgacaaatgatggtaaattgattttgataaagtTAAGGCAATGAATCTGACAGGAAATTGTGGCGCAGGTGGGACTATATCCAAGATGGAAACAAATTGTATAAAGATATGAATCGTATGATTGCATATTATAAAGGACTAACTACTTGGGCTAGATGGATCAATTACAACGTCAATCCTGCTCAAACTAAAGTCTTCTTTGTCGGCATTTCCCCTTCACACTATGTGTAAGTTTTTATAACTAGTAAAGACTAAAGACGGGTGAAGTTATTATTTCATAGATATTGACAAAAAATGCACAGGGGAAGCGATTGGAACGAACCGAGCAGTACATGCTCAAGCGAGACAGAGCCATTCTCAGGGACGAGGTACCCGGGTGGTATGCCATTAGCTTGGGTGGTAGTGGAGAGAGTATTGAGAAGGATGAAGAAACCAGTATACTGGGTTGATATAACAATGCTATCAGAGTACAGGAAAGATGCACATCCATCAGTATATAGTGGCTTACAGAAGGGCAAAGATTGTAGTCATTGGTGTTTGCCTGGTTTGCCTGATACTTGGAACCTACTTCTCTATACTGCCCTTTTCGGTTGATCATTTCTATTTCCTTCTTTCAAACCAATCTCTCCAGACTCGCTTTTGATGTGGCTAATTGTAATTTTCATTCATTTCAACAAAACATGATCTCATCTCACATTTagtagtttgttttgttttgacaaCAAATACCAAACTAGGTTAGAATTTATTGAATTGGATCAAATTATTGTGGGATTCTTTTTAAAAACTTTTAGTATGCTCATCACTCATCAGTTGGTTCAGTTTTTATATTAGTATTCGAAGCTCTAAACATAACCAAGGTCTCTATGATAAAATGAGTAAATTTTCGACTCCCATTTTTAAACCATTAGAGTCCAAGGACATCATCAATCCCAACCAGAACCAGTAACCAAATCCGATAGCCTTCACTGAAATTTTCATTCTATATTCGAAAATACACGTCTATTGCTAACCTGGACCAAAAAGGACCCTAGCTAGTAATGATCCAAACCCATGATGGCGTTTCCTGCTGCGACTTCGACAAATATCAGAGTCAAATGAACCAAAGTTTGCCAAGTTTTGGTA
Encoded here:
- the LOC141599846 gene encoding protein trichome birefringence-like 39 isoform X2, with product MFVGDSLSMNQWESLACMIHSWVPNSKTSFIREGVLTSLTFQEYGVTLMLYRTPYLVDLVNDKVGRVLKIDSIRNGNAWKGMDMLVFNSWHWWTHTGRNQPWDYIQDGNKLYKDMNRMIAYYKGLTTWARWINYNVNPAQTKVFFVGISPSHYVGSDWNEPSSTCSSETEPFSGTRYPGGMPLAWVVVERVLRRMKKPVYWVDITMLSEYRKDAHPSVYSGLQKGKDCSHWCLPGLPDTWNLLLYTALFG
- the LOC141599846 gene encoding protein trichome birefringence-like 39 isoform X1; amino-acid sequence: MSRLLLKTLFFNSLFLLTIPIALLQIAAEPLFYPVEGNDPLNLTSNSREVAEFTSKCNIFQGKWVFDPSYPLYDSSSCPFIASEFNCQSRPDKYYQKFRWQPFYCNLPRFNGLYFLRKWRGKKIMFVGDSLSMNQWESLACMIHSWVPNSKTSFIREGVLTSLTFQEYGVTLMLYRTPYLVDLVNDKVGRVLKIDSIRNGNAWKGMDMLVFNSWHWWTHTGRNQPWDYIQDGNKLYKDMNRMIAYYKGLTTWARWINYNVNPAQTKVFFVGISPSHYVGSDWNEPSSTCSSETEPFSGTRYPGGMPLAWVVVERVLRRMKKPVYWVDITMLSEYRKDAHPSVYSGLQKGKDCSHWCLPGLPDTWNLLLYTALFG